Proteins from a genomic interval of Trifolium pratense cultivar HEN17-A07 linkage group LG6, ARS_RC_1.1, whole genome shotgun sequence:
- the LOC123891021 gene encoding uncharacterized protein LOC123891021: MNMNLLQNQKRSNSMNMMMTTNPLFRSDSFGYYYPHEQHNYTTIMEKRQLFLRSYQFTRKKTFSERIKGSFVRVHKVALRSARKLRRLEFSVSRIKCSFYSRSNRNKYRKTQISSCLC; the protein is encoded by the coding sequence ATGAACATGAATCTACTTCAGAACCAGAAGCGTAGCAATAGCATGAACATGATGATGACTACTAATCCATTGTTTAGGAGTGATTCATTTGGCTATTACTACCCTCATGAGCAACACAACTATACTACAATCATGGAGAAGAGACAATTGTTTCTTAGAAGCTATCAATTCACTAGAAAGAAAACTTTTTCTGAGAGAATCAAAGGCTCTTTTGTTCGTGTTCACAAAGTTGCGTTGCGATCTGCTAGGAAACTTCGGCGGTTGGAATTTTCTGTTTCCAGAATCAAATGTAGTTTCTATTCCCGAAGCAATCGCAACAAGTATCGCAAAACCCAAATTTCCTCGTGTTTATGTTAA